In Epilithonimonas zeae, the DNA window ACATTTGGTTAGGAAATGTTATATTTCTAATTTTGGCAACCTTCTTGCTAAGAAAGGAAAAATTAATTCCTGCTAAAATCCTTAACAAGTTAGGAATAAAGTAACAACTCAAGATCACTATTAAAAAACTAATAGTCAACTATTTAAAAATAATTTATGAAAATAATAGTTCCAATGGCTGGACGTGGATCCAGACTTAGACCACATACTCTTACGGTACCTAAACCGTTGATTCCAATTGCAGGAAAACCAATCGTACAAAGACTGGTTGAAGATATCGCAAAAGTAGCTAATGAACCAATCGAAGAGATCGCTTTCATCATTGGAGATTTTGGCCCGGAAGTAGAAGCTTCTCTAATCAAAGTTGCTGAAAATCTTGGTGCAAAAGGTAGCATATATGCTCAGAATGAACCACTTGGAACTGCTCATGCGATTAATTGCGCGAGAGAAAGTATGAGCGGACCCGTGATTATTGCATTTGCTGACACTCTTTTCCGTGCAGATTTCCATTTGGATACCAATGCAGATGGTGTAATTTGGGTAAAAAAAGTAGAAGATCCTTCAGCTTTCGGTGTTGTGAAATTGGATGATTATGGCTTCATTACAGATTTTGTAGAAAAACCCAAAGAATACGTTTCTGATTTGGCAATTATTGGTATCTATTATTTCAATTCTGCTGAAAAATTGATGGCAGAAATTGACCATATCATGGATAACAATATTATGGAAGGTGGCGAATACCAGTTGACAACAGCATTAGAAAATCTTAGAGCAAAAGGCGCTAAATTCTCTCTTGGGAAAGTGGATGACTGGATGGATTGTGGAAACAAAAACGCAACCGTTGAAACCAACAGCAAAATTCTGGAATACGAAAAAGAATGTATGGCGACTTATCCAGATTCTGCAGAGATTGAAAATTGTATGATTATTCCGCCTTGCTTTATCGGAGAAAATGTGAAAATTTCTAATTCGAAAATTGGACCTAACGTTTCTCTGGGAAAAAACACAGTCGTTATCAATTCTAATATTGATAATTCATTAATTCAGGAGGATACAATTATCGACCACGGAAATTTAAGCAACTCTATGATTGGTAATTCTGCCAAATATTTTGGAGTAGCAAGAGAGATTTCTTTAGGAGATTATTCAGTTTTGGATTTCCTTTCAAAGGATTAATTCAACATTAATTATAGTACAAACTTTGTCAGATATCTGGCAAAGTTTGTTATTTTATTTAACTAAGTTTTTAGAAATATTAATTCTTTTTTGGCGTTAATATTGTTAGATTCATTCGAAAAAAATTTATGAAATCATATTTTCAAATCATATTTTCAGCTTTATTGGTTACATCTTGTAGTGTTCAAAAGAAACAAACTCAAGAGCAACCAGTTAGCACAACAAAACCTATTGAAAACAACTCTCAGTTTTTCTCTACAATAGAAAAAAAATCAACTTTTGATGCTGTTAAAATCAACAGTAAAATTGATGCAAGAACAGGTTCTTTCA includes these proteins:
- a CDS encoding sugar phosphate nucleotidyltransferase, which translates into the protein MKIIVPMAGRGSRLRPHTLTVPKPLIPIAGKPIVQRLVEDIAKVANEPIEEIAFIIGDFGPEVEASLIKVAENLGAKGSIYAQNEPLGTAHAINCARESMSGPVIIAFADTLFRADFHLDTNADGVIWVKKVEDPSAFGVVKLDDYGFITDFVEKPKEYVSDLAIIGIYYFNSAEKLMAEIDHIMDNNIMEGGEYQLTTALENLRAKGAKFSLGKVDDWMDCGNKNATVETNSKILEYEKECMATYPDSAEIENCMIIPPCFIGENVKISNSKIGPNVSLGKNTVVINSNIDNSLIQEDTIIDHGNLSNSMIGNSAKYFGVAREISLGDYSVLDFLSKD